A segment of the Roseomonas haemaphysalidis genome:
GACGTGCTGGCCAAGCCACTGTCGGTCGCAGCGTTGCTGGACAAGATCGGCACGTTGCTCGGCATCGAATGGACCTTTGCGGAGCCGGCGGTCCCCGCCGCTGCCGCGCGCCTGACCCCGGCCCAGGCCGTGGGCCTTCGGCAGCTTGCGGCGATCGGCTACGTCGGTGGCATCCGCGAGCGGCTCGACGCGCTGGAGGCGGAGGCACCGGAGGCAGCGCCGGCCATCGCGGAGTTGCGGGCGCATGTTTCGGCTTTCCGGCTCGATGCCTTTGTCGCCGCCCTGCCGGAGGAGCCGGCGTGAGCGAGCGCCGCGACATCGTGCTGGTGGTGGACGATGCCCCAGGCACGCTGGGCCTGCTGAACGACACGCTGGAAGGCGCCGGCTACATGGTGCTGGTGGCGCAATCCGCCGCCGCCGCCGTGACCGTGACCGAGCGCATCGTCCCCGACATCGTGCTGATGGATGCGGTGATGCCGGGCATGGATGGCTTTGAAGCGTGCCGTCGCATGAAGCGCGACGTGCGCCTGCTGTCCGTCCCCGTCATTTTCATGACAGGGCTGACCGAAAGCGAGGACGTGCTGCGCGGCTTCGATGCTGGCGGCGTCGACTACGTGATCAAGCCTGTTGCGCCCGGTGAGGTGCTGGCGCGCATCAGTGCCCATCTGGCCAATGCCCGTGTCACGCGCAGCGCGCACGCGGCGCTCGACGTCGCCGGCCGCTTTCTGCTGGCCACGGACCGGGAGGGCTGCGTCCTTTGGACCAC
Coding sequences within it:
- a CDS encoding DNA-binding response regulator, translated to MSERRDIVLVVDDAPGTLGLLNDTLEGAGYMVLVAQSAAAAVTVTERIVPDIVLMDAVMPGMDGFEACRRMKRDVRLLSVPVIFMTGLTESEDVLRGFDAGGVDYVIKPVAPGEVLARISAHLANARVTRSAHAALDVAGRFLLATDREGCVLWTTPQAAALLRAAGPGGEGDVVLRLPGWTPLAEHEMPRLPPVTLPDGHRIEFQHVGQIGPDELLLRVTTSDPGREEGLLRERLGLTAREAEVLLWLGRGKSNRDIADILVLSPRTVNKHLEGVFAKLGVENRASAAALAVRVLGGG